The genomic region ACTCCAATCGCTTCGACGATATTCGACAGAAAACCCTCGTCCTCACGTCCCAGAGGCGTGGATCAGGCCGTGTCGCCGCCAATGTCCGTGTGCCAGGCGCCCTCGGTATCCGGTTGCGCGGCACGGCCGTTGATCCGGACGGAGGTGGTGTGGGGGCCGCCGACGAGCGGGGGGAAGAACACCGCCCGGACGGGCAGCGGGCCGGTCGAGGTGAGTTCGACGGACGGGCCGGTGCGGACCAGCTCCAGGCGGGTCGTGCCGTTCTCGTCGTGCACCACGGCGTGGCCGTCCCCCGTGGTCCAGCAGACGACCGTGATGTCCGCCGAGTCACCGTCACCGACCGTGGCCCGTGGGGTGGTGGTGGGGATCAGCGCGCCGTTCCGCACGAACAGCGGGACCTGGTCCAGCGGCTTGGCCACCCGCAGGTGACGGCCGCCGGTGTGGAACTCCCCGGTCCAGTAGTCGATCCACTGTCCGTCGGGCAGGTACAGGTGCCGTTCCCCCTCGGGACTGGTGATCGGCGCCACGAGCAGGTCGGGGCCGAAGAGGTACTCGAGGTCGGCGGACCAGGTGCCGGGCTCCTGCGGTGCGTGCATGGCCAACGGGCGCATGATCGTGGCCCCGCTCGTCCCGGACTCGACGGCGGCCGAGTACAGGTACGGCATCAGCCGGTAGCGCAGCCGGACCGCGTCGACGACGGCCCGGTCCACCGCGTGCTCGAAGTCCCAGGGGTAGCGGGTGCTGGTGCCGTGGAACCGCAGCATCGGCGAGAAGGCGCCGAACTGGGCGGAGCGCGCCATGAGGTCAGGGGCGGGCGTTCCGGTGAAGCCGCCCACGTCATGGCTCCAGTACGGAACGCCGCTGAACGCGTACGACAGCCCCCCTCGCAGCGTGGAGGCCATCGCGGCGAAGCTCGTGTTGTTGTCGCCGGCCCACTGCCCGCAGTGGCGCTGGCCGCCGGTGAACGAGGAACGGGCCCAGACCACGCGGTGCCCGGCCACCTGCTCGGTCACGTCGGCGACGGCGTCGTTGAAGAGCAGTGAGTAGACGTTGTGGAGCTCCTCCCCGGTCATCCCGTTGGAGGCCGAGGCGTCGACCGGGACGCCCTCGCCGAAGTCCGTCTTGAAGACGTCCACCCCCTGTTCCAGGAGCGGCCGGAGCAGCCCCTGGAACCAGGCGGTCGCCTCGGGGTTGGTGAAGTCGGTGATGCCGCACTCGGGACGGGACCCGTGCCAGACGTCGGCGACATGGACGGAGCCGTCCGCGCGCTTGAGGAAGTAGCCCTTGCCCGCGCCTTCCTCGAAGAGCGGACTCTCGACGCTGACGTACGGGTTCATCCACACGCAGACCTTGAATCCGAGGTCGTGCAGCGCGGACAGCATGCCCGCCGGCTCGGGGAACCGGTCCTCGTCCCAGCGCAGGTCGGACCAGCGGTCGGATCGTTGCCAGTAGGCGTCCAGGTGGAGCACGTCGCAGGGGATGCCGTGCTCCCGGATCCGCCGCGCCTGCGCCAGGGTGCCCTCCTGGTCGACCTTCAGGTAGCCCGTGGAGATCCAGGCGCCCAGCGCCCACCGGGGAGGGGTCACCGGCCTGCCGGTGAGCCGGTGGTAGCGGTCGAGCGTCTCCGCGGGCGTCGGACCGGCGATCAGGTAGTAGTCCAACTGGTCGTCGGGCACGGTGATCTGGACGCAGGAGTGGGTGGAGTGGCAGATGTCGAACTCGGTCGCCATGCCGCTGTCGACGAGGACTCCGTAGCCGCGGCTGGACAGGTACAGGGGGACGTTCTTGTAGGAGCGTTCGGATTCGGAGCTGAAGGCGTC from Kitasatospora azatica KCTC 9699 harbors:
- a CDS encoding TIM-barrel domain-containing protein; protein product: MPYRQPLAPWITHVADPRDLPLLAPGDEGPSRVLSAEPVSHDREGLRLRALMSTGDHLLIDVRAAGEGVIRVRLAPTAETVTRSAAATRLVTPGHHAGARVEIGADGAWLQAGAVSATIDFDPWRIRFHDATGTLLTEQNTDESDISLKLRVLPFGRSLGPDGGVLAYHETFAARPDEHFVGLGEKFTGLDKRGQRIVTWNYDAFSSESERSYKNVPLYLSSRGYGVLVDSGMATEFDICHSTHSCVQITVPDDQLDYYLIAGPTPAETLDRYHRLTGRPVTPPRWALGAWISTGYLKVDQEGTLAQARRIREHGIPCDVLHLDAYWQRSDRWSDLRWDEDRFPEPAGMLSALHDLGFKVCVWMNPYVSVESPLFEEGAGKGYFLKRADGSVHVADVWHGSRPECGITDFTNPEATAWFQGLLRPLLEQGVDVFKTDFGEGVPVDASASNGMTGEELHNVYSLLFNDAVADVTEQVAGHRVVWARSSFTGGQRHCGQWAGDNNTSFAAMASTLRGGLSYAFSGVPYWSHDVGGFTGTPAPDLMARSAQFGAFSPMLRFHGTSTRYPWDFEHAVDRAVVDAVRLRYRLMPYLYSAAVESGTSGATIMRPLAMHAPQEPGTWSADLEYLFGPDLLVAPITSPEGERHLYLPDGQWIDYWTGEFHTGGRHLRVAKPLDQVPLFVRNGALIPTTTPRATVGDGDSADITVVCWTTGDGHAVVHDENGTTRLELVRTGPSVELTSTGPLPVRAVFFPPLVGGPHTTSVRINGRAAQPDTEGAWHTDIGGDTA